The window TGGACCTCAAGTCGATCGCGAAGAGCCCGACCGTGGTGCACGCGGAGAAGGTCGTCGGCGGGCACAACCTCGAAGCGTGGTCCAAGCAGCTGCCGCAGACCTTCGGCTGGCTGAGCGGCCTGGTCAAGGCTCCGTAGGCGGTCCGGGGCGGTCCGGGGCGGTCCGGGGCGGTCCGGGGCGGTCCGTCCGCGGCCTACGCGGGGCGCGAGGCGCCGGCCCAGGGCATCGAGTCGATAGGCGCCGACCGGACCGTCGATCCGGGGCGCGGCGCGTGGATCATCTGGCCGTTGCCGATGTAGAGGCCGACGTGGGTGACCCCGGAGTAGAAGAACACCAGGTCGCCGGGGGCCAGCTGGTCGCGGGACACGCGCCGGCCGGCGTTGATCTGGGTGTAGGTGGTGCGGGGCAGGGAGACCCCGGCCGAGCGCCAGGCCGCCTGGGTCAGTCCGGAGCAGTCGAAGGACCCCGGGCCGGTCGCGCCCCAGATGTACGGCTTTCCGATCGCGCTGTGCGCGAAGGCCACGGCGCGGGCCGCGCGCGATCCGTCGGACGGAGGCGGGGGAGTGCTGCCCGTGGGTCCGGGTGCGGCGGGTGCGGCCCCCGCTCCGCCGGGTGCCTGGGCCTCGTAGGCGGCCCGCTCCTCGGCGGTGAGCCGGGCCAGCAGGTTCTTCGCGGCGGTGAGCTTCTCCTCGATCACGGTCTTGTGCCCGGCGAGTTCGTCCTGCCGGGACCGGAGGTCGGCGAGCCGTCCCGCGGCCCGCTCCCGCAGCTTCCCGACCTCGTCGAGCCGGCGGCGCACGGTGGTGATCCCGGCGGCGTTGCGGTCCCCGGCGCGGGCGATGAAGGAGGCCTGGGAGAGGTACTGCTGCGGGTCGGACGCCAGCGCGAGCTGTACGGCGGTGCCCAGGGAGCCGCTGCGGTACTGGGAGGCGGCGAGCGTTCCGAGGGCGCTGCGGGCGGTGTTGAGCTGGTCGGTCTTGCGGGCGGTCTCCTCGCGCAGTCCGGTCAGCGCGCGTTCGGCCTCGTCCGCCTGTTCCTTCGCCCCGTTGTACCGCTCGGTCGCCGCCTCGGCCTCCTCGTAGAGCCGGTCCACCTCCGACTTGACCTGGGCGGGGGTGGGCCGGGGGGCGGCGTGGGAGACGCCTTCGAAGGCGGTGGCGGTGGCAGCGCCCGCGAGGGCGAGGGTGGCGGCCGTGGCCCGTGCCGGGCCGCCGGCGAGCGGGCGCTGCCTGGGCTTTCGATGACTGGCCACGAGGGCCTCACGTCCTTCCTCCGTCGGTGCTTGGAGGAGGACGCTAGACCCGAAGGTAACGGGCGAATGACGGGATGATCGTAAGTGGTCCGATATGACCGGAGCTGGCCACCCGGGACCGGAACGGATCGCTCCGGTGTGGATCAGTGCCAGAGAACGGCGATGAAGATGTTGATCACGGTCAGCCCGCCGACCGCGCCGAACAGCGCCTTGTCCACCTGCTCCTCGTCGCGCTTGACGTAGACGAGGCAGAGGATCACGAAGAGGATCGCGAGCTTCACGCCCACCTTGACGTTGTTGACGGGGGTCCCGTCCATCTGGTTGAAGCCGACGAGCAGTACGCCGGTGACGAGCATGGTGAGCGAGCCGTGCAGCATGGCGGGCGTGAAGCGGGCGGTGCCCGCGCTCATCGCCTTCATCTGGGTCAGGAACCCACCGAGGAGCGAGGCGATCCCGATGATGTGCAGGCCGACGAAGACATTGATGAGTACGTCCATGGCGTCGAGCGTACGAGGCGCCCCGGTCAGCCGAGGAAGCGGGTCAGCTCGGCCGTGACGACCTCCGGCCGCTCCTCCGGGAGGTAGTGGCCACTGCCGTCCACGCGGACCACCCGGGTGTCGGTACCGAGCGGCGGGACGGCCTCCCGCAGCTGCTCGTAATTGCTGTACTCGCCGCCCAGGGCGAGGAGGGGGACGGTGACCGGGGCGTAGCCGGCGAGGTCGGCGATGTCCTGTGCGAAGGACCGGTACCAGGCGTTGCCGGCCCGGATCGCGTCCGGGGAGTCGTACGCACGGGCGTACACGGCGCGGGAGCGGGCGTCGATGGACGCGGGGTCGGCGGACGCGGCACCGAACAGCCAGTCCAGCAGGAAGTGGTAGCGCCCGGCGAGGAGCTGCTCGGGCAGGCCCTGCACCTGGTTGAAGGCGAACCACCACAGGTGGGGGAGCCCGGGGCGGGGCAGCAGGGGCATCTGCGCCCAGGCCCCGTCGGGGTGCGAGACGTCGAGGAGGGCGATGCGGTCGGTGGCCTCGGGGTGGTTGGCGGCGAAGGCGTAGGCGATCATCGCGCCGATGTCGTGGCCGACGACGTGCGCCCGTTCCAGGCCGAGATGGACGAGGAGGGCGTGGACGTCGGCGGCCATCGTCTTCTTGTCGTAGCCGGTGTCGGGCTTGGCGGAGCCGCCCATGCCGCGCAGGTCGACGGCGATCACCCGGTACCGGCGGGCCAGGGCGGGCAGCATCTTGTTCCATTGCCACCAGGTCTGGGGCCAGCCGCCGAGGAGGACGAGCGGTGCGCCGGAGCCGCCCTCGACGTAGTGCAGCCGGGTGCCGTTGACCTCGGCGTGGTGGCTGGTGAAGCCGCCGTCGAGGGAGGCCGCGAGGGCGGCGTCGGAGAGGGAGGCGTCGTCGAGGTGGGCGTCGTCGAGCGGGGCGTCGTCGAGCGGGGCGGTGGCGGGCATGGGGGTCCTCACTGGGGACGGGTGCGGAGCAGATGACCGTTCGAGAATCTCGAACGGTTTGAACCGTACGAGATCTTCGAATGGTTTGGCAATGTCTGTACGAGAACTGCGTACAGTGGGGTCATGCCTGCTGCCGCCGCCGAGCCGACCCACCCCGCCGCCGACCGCATCGAGCTGGTCGAGGTCCTGGCGGCGCTCGGACACCCCGTCCGGCTGGAGATCGTCCGCAAGCTGGCCTCCGGCGAAGAGGCGTTCTGCGGCGAGGTCGTCCCCGACCTGCCCCGCTCCAGCGTCACGCACCACCTCAAGACGCTGCGCGAGAGCGGGCTCATCTGCCAGCGCCCCCAGGGCCGCAAGCTCTTCCTCGCGCTGCGCCGCGAGGACCTGGAGCTCCGTTTTCCCGGTCTGCTCGAACTCGTGCTGGCCTGTCGGTCCCGCCCCCTAGACTCGGAATGCGATGAGCAGCCTCTTTGACGACAGTTTCCTGGCGGACCTCACCCCCTCCGACGAGGTCCCGCCGCCGCCCGAGGACCACGCCGCCCCGGAAGCGGGCGCGGACGACCTCTTCGGCGGGCACTTCGACGTACCCATGACCGGGGACGCGTACTACCGGGACGGCGCCCCCAAGCCCGTCATCGACCCGGCGACGCTCCTGGACGGGCTCAATGAGCAGCAGCGCGCGGCCGTCGTGCACGCGGGCTCCCCGCTGCTCATCGTGGCCGGCGCCGGCTCCGGCAAGACCCGGGTGCTGACCCACCGCATCGGACACCTGCTGTCCGCGCGGAACGTCCACCCGGGCCAGATCCTGGCGATCACCTTCACCAACAAGGCCGCCGGCGAGATGAAGGAGCGCGTCGAGAGCCTGGTCGGCCCGCGCGCGAACGCCATGTGGGTCTCCACCTTCCACAGCGCGTGCGTGCGCATCCTGCGCCGCGAGTCCAAGCGGCTCGGCTTCACGTCCTCGTTCTCGATCTACGACGCGGCCGACTCGAAGCGCCTGATGGCGCTCGTCTGCCGCGACCTGGACCTGGACCCGAAGAAGTTCCCGCCGAAGGCCTTCAACGCCAAGATCTCGAACCTGAAGAACGAGCTGATAGACGAGGACGCCTTCGCCGGCCAGGCCGCCGACGGTTTCGAGAAGACGCTCGCCCAGGCGTACGCGATGTACCAGGGGCGGCTGCGCGAGGCCAACGCCCTCGACTTCGACGACATCATCATGACCACGGTCCACCTGCTCCAGGCGTTCCCGGACGTCGCCGAGCACTACCGGCGCCGCTTCCGGCACGTCCTGGTCGACGAGTACCAGGACACCAACCACGCGCAGTACACGCTGGTGCGCGAGCTGGTGGGCACCGGCTACCCGGACCTGCCGCCGGCCGAGCTGTGCGTGGTGGGTGACGCCGACCAGTCGATCTACGCCTTCCGCGGCGCGACCATCCGCAACATCCTCCAGTTCGAGGAGGACTACAAGGACGCGACGACGATCCTGCTGGAGCAGAACTACCGCTCCACCCAGACGATCCTCTCCGCGGCCAATGCGGTCATCGAGCGCAACGAGAACCGCCGCGCCAAGAACCTGTGGACCCAGGCCGGCACCGGCGCCGTCATCACCGGCTACGTCGCGGACACCGAGCACGACGAGGCGCAGTTCGTCGCCGACGAGATCGACCGGCTCACCGACGCGGGCGACGCCAAGGCGGGCGACGTCGCGATCTTCTACCGGACCAACGCGCAGTCGCGCGTCTTCGAGGAGATCTTCATCAGGGTCGGACTGCCCTACAAGGTCGTCGGCGGGGTCCGGTTCTACGAGCGCAAGGAGGTCCGCGACGTCCTCGCGTACCTGCGCGTGCTGGCGAACCCCGAGGACAACGTCCCGCTGCGGCGCATCCTGAACGTGCCCAAGCGCGGTATCGGCGAGCGCGCCGAGGCGATGATCGACGCCCTCGCGATGCGCGAGAAGATCACCTTCCCGCAGGCGCTGCGGCGCGTGGACGAGGCCTTCGGCATGGCCGCGCGCTCCACCAACGCGGTGAAGCGGTTCAACGTGCTGATGGAGGAACTGCGCACCATCGTCGACTCGGGCGCCGGCCCGGCGGTGGTGCTGGAGGCGGTCCTGGAGCGTACGGGCTACCTCGCCGAGCTCCAGGCGTCGACCGACCCGCAGGACGAGACCCGCATCGAGAACCTGCAGGAGCTCGCGGCGGTGGCGCTGGAGTTCGAGCAGGCGCGCGAGGCCGCGGCGGCCGAGGCCGCCGAGACCGGGGCCCCGGCCCCCGGGTCCGGCACCCTGGCCGAGTTCCTGGAACAGGTCGCGCTCGTCGCCGACTCCGACCAGATCCCGGACGAGGACACCGAGGGCACGGGCGTCATCACGCTGATGACCCTGCACACCGCCAAGGGCCTGGAATTCCCGGTGGTCTTCCTGACCGGCATGGAGGACGGGGTCTTCCCGCACATGCGGGCGCTCGGCCAGACCAAGGAGCTGGAGGAGGAGCGCCGCCTCGCGTACGTCGGCATCACACGGGCGCGCGAGCGGCTCTACCTGACGCGCTCCAGCATGCGCAGCGCGTGGGGTACGCCCTCGTACAACCCGCCCTCGCGCTTCCTGGAGGAGATCCCGGCCGAGTACCTCCAGTGGAAGCGGACGGGCGCCACGCAGAAGCCGGCGGGGCCGATGCGGAGCTCGGGGTACGGATCGTCCTCGTCCGGTTCGGGGAGGGCGACGTTCGGCACCTCGCCGGAGGCGTTCCTGTCCTCGTCGCGTACGAAGTCGGGCCCGTCGGGATTCGCAACGCGGCGGGCCGCCGACAAGCCGGTCATCGCGCTGGTGGTCGGGGACCGGGTCACGCACGACCAGTTCGGGCTCGGCACCGTCATGGAGGTCAAGGGAGCGGGCGCGGACGCGCAGGCCACCATCGACTTCGGGGACGACAAGCCCAAGCGGCTGCTGCTGCGTTACGCGCCGGTGCAGAAGCTCTGAGCCGGGGCCCATGCGGAAGGCCGCGTGGCCCTCGGGCCACGCGGCCCTCGGCGTGAGCGGTTCGCGGTGAGCGGCCGGTGGTTCGTGGCCGGTGGTTCGTGGCTCCGGTCCTCCGGGTCGCGCGAAGGTCAGCGCGGGTCGAGGCCGTGGCTGCGGAGCCACGCAAGGGGGTCGATCGCAGACCCGCCGCCGGGCCGGACCTCGAAGTGCAGGTGCGGGCCGGTGGAGTTGCCGGAGTTGCCGGAGTAGGCGATGACATCGCCCGCCTTGACCTTGCCGCCGCGGATCTTGGTGGAGCTGAGGTGGCAGTACCAGGTCTCGGTGCCGTCGGGCGCGGTCACTATGGCCATGTTCCCGTAGGCGCTGTTGTACTGGGTGCGCACGGTGCCGTCGGTGGCCGCCATGACCGGGGTTCCGTAGGAGACCGGGAAGTCGATGCCGGTGTGCACCGACATCCACATGCCGCCGGACTGGCCGAAGTTGGCGCTGAGGCCCTGCTGCGAGACGGGGACGGCGAACTTGGGGCGGGCGGCCTCCTTGGCCGCGGCCTCCTCCGCCTTCTTCTTCTTTTCCTCTTCCTGGCGCTCGCGCAGGTCGATGCGCTCCTGCGTGCGGCTCGCGCGGTCCGCGAAGTCGCCCGCGTCGGCGCTGAGCGCGACCAGTTGGGTGTCGAGCTTGGTGTTCGCGGCGACCGGCTTCACCGAGGCCGGGTCGGGCGCGGCCATCGTGGTGGTGTCCTCGGCGGGCCGGTCGGTGCCGGTCAGGCCGCCGACGGAGGCGGCCGCGACGCCCGCGACTCCCATCACGCAGGCGGAGGGCACGGCCACGGTCAGCATGGCGGAACGCTTCGCCGGGTTGCGGCGACGGCTGTTGCCGCCCGCCCTGGCGCCGGTGCCGGCCTTGCCGTTCGCCTTGGTGGCGGTCCGGCGCGCGGTGCGCGGAGCGGCCGCGGTCACCGGCATGGCCTGGGTGGGGAGGTCGTGGACCTCCTGAAGTGCGTGGACCTCGGGCAGCTCGTGCGCCTCGTGCAGGTCGTTGGCCTCAGCCGGGTCGTGGGCCTCGTGCAGCCCGTGGCCTTCGTGCAGTTCTTGGGCCCGGGGCGTCTCGTCGGAGAGCACCTCGAAGACGGCCGTCTCGCTGTAGGTGCCGACCGGGGCCGCCTCGTAGGCGTAGCCGACGGAGGTCGCTTCGTACGTGTACTCCTGCTGCGCGGGCGCGGCGGGCTGGTACTCGTACCCGTAGGCGGGCTCGGGCTGGGCCGGGGCCTCGGCGACGGTGTTCCAGGCGGTGGCGTCGTAGGCGCCGGTCTCGGTGCCGGTGGTGCCGTAGCCGGGCATCGCCCAGTGCCCGGTCTGCTCGCCGGAGGTGTCGTAGCCGAAGGAGGGCTGCTGCTGGTACCCGGCGTAACCGGAGTAGTCCGTGCCCGGCGTGTTCCAGGCGCTCGCGTCCCAGGTCCCGGTGGTGTCCTCGGGGGCGGCCTGGGCCGGGATCGTGGACAGATAAGGGTCCTGCGAGGTCCATGCCGTGGTGTCGTACGCGCCGGTTTCGTAAGAACCGTAGGCGGCGTAATTGACCCCCTGGCCCTGCGTTTCATAGGAAACGTAGGTCGAGTCACCAGCGAAAGCGGTGGTGGAAAGGCCGTCATACCCGGGATCCGGGTACTGGCCCGACGAGGGGCGGTCGTTCACCAACTTCTCTTTCGCCTCGGCAGTGGGGCCTGGGTGGCCGGGAACTCAAGGTTCACCGGAGGAGAGCAGTGGCGTGACTGTACCCGGCGGTTACTCGCAACGACAATCTTCGCCGGGGCTCCAGATCTCCGGAACCGGGCATTCGACCGTCTTTCGGTCGCCGAAAGACGCACCCTTGGCCTTGAGTTCGAAATTAGTTCGACTACTCGTCGCTCGACGGCTAGGCGACGGAAGCGGCGTCCGCCCCTGTGACGGCGGCCAAACCGGGTCCTTCCAGGGCGCGCCGGACTGCCGCGATGACGGCGGGGTGGGTGGGCAGGGCGAGATGTCCGATGCCGGTGACCTGCACATTTTCCACACACAGGTCCGGATGTTCGATCCGTGCGGACCCGACCGGGGTCATCAGCGCGTCGAACTCGCTCCAGAACGCCACGCACCGGGTGGCGCAGCCGGGCGCGGGCTCGGCCAGCTCGGCCAGCACCTCGGAGTCCGGTCGCATCTGCCGCACCAGCGGGTGCGCGTCCATGAAGGGGGCGACCCGCGTGCCGGAGTGTGGGGTGCCGAGGGTGACGAGGGTGCGGACGCGGGCGTCGCCGCCGAGTCGCTGCACGAAGTACCGGCCGACCAGCCCGCCCAGGCTGTGCCCGACCAGATCCACCCGCTCCTGTCCGGTGCGCTCGCACAGCTCCTCGACACGCCGGGCGAGATGGCGGGCCGTGACGCGCAGGTCGAGCGTGAAGGGCGAGTAGTTGTACGCCTCCACGTGCCGGCCCCCCGCCCCGAGGGTGCGGCGGAGCAGGACGAAGACGGACCGGTTGTCGGTGAAACCGTGAAGGAGGAGCACGGGCGGCCGTGTCGCGGGCGGGCGGGCGGCGACCTTCTCCTGGCACACTCCGGTGGGGTACAGCAGAAGGTGCCCGCCGAGCACCATCACCTCGAGCGCGCCGGCCCGCAGCGCGGCGCCGGACAAGGGTATGGACATGGGTATGGACAGCCCCATCGACGGCCTCCCCTGAGCCTTGGGGGGACTCCGGCCGTCGCGCCACCGTGCCGTGCGGCTGTCGGCACGGTGGCGCAATGCCGTCCCACGTGTGATTTCCCCCTCGTGATTGACCGCGAAACGGCGGCGTGCGCGATGCTGTACTTAACGTTCGTTCACTCGGGAGGCAGTGCGATGGGTGTGACCGGTCCGATCCGTGTGGTGGTGGCCAAGCCGGGTCTCGACGGCCACGACCGCGGGGCCAAGGTGATCGCGCGGGCGCTGCGGGACGCGGGTATGGAGGTCATCTACACCGGCCTCCACCAGACCCCCGAGCAGATCGTGGACACCGCCATTCAGGAGGACGCCGACGCGATCGGCCTCTCGATCCTCTCCGGCGCCCACAACACGCTCTTCGCGCGCGTGCTGGAACTCCTCAAGGAGCGCGACGCGGAGGACATCAAGGTCTTCGGCGGCGGCATCATTCCGGAGGACGACATCGCGCCCCTGAAGGAGAAGGGCGTGGCCGAGATCTTCACCCCCGGTGCGACGACGACCGCCATCGTGGAGTGGGTACGCGGCAACGTCCGGCAGTAGCCGCCCCGGCCCGCGGGGTCGGGGCACCGTGCACCGCGTGCCGATCCGGCCCCGCCGGCGATCGGCGATCGGCGGGCGCGGTTCGCGGGGCAGCCCCGGCTCCGGGCTCCCGGCTCCGGGCTCCTGCGGCGCAGGCACTGCCCTGCACCTGCCCTGCCCCAGGACCTAGGCCGGGGTCAGCTCCGCGAGCATCGCCGCGCGGAGCCGGAGGGTGGCCACCAGTCGCTGGAAGGCCTCCGCCCAGTACGCGGCCGCGCCGGGAACCGCGTCCGGCAGGTCCTCCGCGGCCGTGGTCAGGGCCTCCAGCCGGCCCGCTTCCGCGGGGTCGAGGCAGCGCTCCGCCAGACCCATCACCCCGCTGAAGCTCCACGGGTAGCTGCCCGCGTCCCGGGCGGTGTCCAGCGCGTCCACGACCGCCCGGCCCAGTGCGCCCGCCCACGGCACCACGCACACCCCGAGCAGCTGGAACGCCTCCGACAGCCCGTGGGCCGCTATGAACTCCGCGACCCATTGCGCCCGTTCCGCGTCCGGCAGGGTCTCCAGCAGTTTGGCCCGCTCCGCGAGCGAGGCCGTGCCGGGACCCGCCGCGGGCGGT is drawn from Streptomyces sp. NBC_01232 and contains these coding sequences:
- a CDS encoding ArsR/SmtB family transcription factor, which gives rise to MPAAAAEPTHPAADRIELVEVLAALGHPVRLEIVRKLASGEEAFCGEVVPDLPRSSVTHHLKTLRESGLICQRPQGRKLFLALRREDLELRFPGLLELVLACRSRPLDSECDEQPL
- a CDS encoding esterase/lipase family protein — its product is MSIPLSGAALRAGALEVMVLGGHLLLYPTGVCQEKVAARPPATRPPVLLLHGFTDNRSVFVLLRRTLGAGGRHVEAYNYSPFTLDLRVTARHLARRVEELCERTGQERVDLVGHSLGGLVGRYFVQRLGGDARVRTLVTLGTPHSGTRVAPFMDAHPLVRQMRPDSEVLAELAEPAPGCATRCVAFWSEFDALMTPVGSARIEHPDLCVENVQVTGIGHLALPTHPAVIAAVRRALEGPGLAAVTGADAASVA
- a CDS encoding alpha/beta fold hydrolase, producing the protein MPATAPLDDAPLDDAHLDDASLSDAALAASLDGGFTSHHAEVNGTRLHYVEGGSGAPLVLLGGWPQTWWQWNKMLPALARRYRVIAVDLRGMGGSAKPDTGYDKKTMAADVHALLVHLGLERAHVVGHDIGAMIAYAFAANHPEATDRIALLDVSHPDGAWAQMPLLPRPGLPHLWWFAFNQVQGLPEQLLAGRYHFLLDWLFGAASADPASIDARSRAVYARAYDSPDAIRAGNAWYRSFAQDIADLAGYAPVTVPLLALGGEYSNYEQLREAVPPLGTDTRVVRVDGSGHYLPEERPEVVTAELTRFLG
- the pcrA gene encoding DNA helicase PcrA; its protein translation is MSSLFDDSFLADLTPSDEVPPPPEDHAAPEAGADDLFGGHFDVPMTGDAYYRDGAPKPVIDPATLLDGLNEQQRAAVVHAGSPLLIVAGAGSGKTRVLTHRIGHLLSARNVHPGQILAITFTNKAAGEMKERVESLVGPRANAMWVSTFHSACVRILRRESKRLGFTSSFSIYDAADSKRLMALVCRDLDLDPKKFPPKAFNAKISNLKNELIDEDAFAGQAADGFEKTLAQAYAMYQGRLREANALDFDDIIMTTVHLLQAFPDVAEHYRRRFRHVLVDEYQDTNHAQYTLVRELVGTGYPDLPPAELCVVGDADQSIYAFRGATIRNILQFEEDYKDATTILLEQNYRSTQTILSAANAVIERNENRRAKNLWTQAGTGAVITGYVADTEHDEAQFVADEIDRLTDAGDAKAGDVAIFYRTNAQSRVFEEIFIRVGLPYKVVGGVRFYERKEVRDVLAYLRVLANPEDNVPLRRILNVPKRGIGERAEAMIDALAMREKITFPQALRRVDEAFGMAARSTNAVKRFNVLMEELRTIVDSGAGPAVVLEAVLERTGYLAELQASTDPQDETRIENLQELAAVALEFEQAREAAAAEAAETGAPAPGSGTLAEFLEQVALVADSDQIPDEDTEGTGVITLMTLHTAKGLEFPVVFLTGMEDGVFPHMRALGQTKELEEERRLAYVGITRARERLYLTRSSMRSAWGTPSYNPPSRFLEEIPAEYLQWKRTGATQKPAGPMRSSGYGSSSSGSGRATFGTSPEAFLSSSRTKSGPSGFATRRAADKPVIALVVGDRVTHDQFGLGTVMEVKGAGADAQATIDFGDDKPKRLLLRYAPVQKL
- a CDS encoding M23 family metallopeptidase; protein product: MNDRPSSGQYPDPGYDGLSTTAFAGDSTYVSYETQGQGVNYAAYGSYETGAYDTTAWTSQDPYLSTIPAQAAPEDTTGTWDASAWNTPGTDYSGYAGYQQQPSFGYDTSGEQTGHWAMPGYGTTGTETGAYDATAWNTVAEAPAQPEPAYGYEYQPAAPAQQEYTYEATSVGYAYEAAPVGTYSETAVFEVLSDETPRAQELHEGHGLHEAHDPAEANDLHEAHELPEVHALQEVHDLPTQAMPVTAAAPRTARRTATKANGKAGTGARAGGNSRRRNPAKRSAMLTVAVPSACVMGVAGVAAASVGGLTGTDRPAEDTTTMAAPDPASVKPVAANTKLDTQLVALSADAGDFADRASRTQERIDLRERQEEEKKKKAEEAAAKEAARPKFAVPVSQQGLSANFGQSGGMWMSVHTGIDFPVSYGTPVMAATDGTVRTQYNSAYGNMAIVTAPDGTETWYCHLSSTKIRGGKVKAGDVIAYSGNSGNSTGPHLHFEVRPGGGSAIDPLAWLRSHGLDPR
- a CDS encoding C40 family peptidase; this translates as MASHRKPRQRPLAGGPARATAATLALAGAATATAFEGVSHAAPRPTPAQVKSEVDRLYEEAEAATERYNGAKEQADEAERALTGLREETARKTDQLNTARSALGTLAASQYRSGSLGTAVQLALASDPQQYLSQASFIARAGDRNAAGITTVRRRLDEVGKLRERAAGRLADLRSRQDELAGHKTVIEEKLTAAKNLLARLTAEERAAYEAQAPGGAGAAPAAPGPTGSTPPPPSDGSRAARAVAFAHSAIGKPYIWGATGPGSFDCSGLTQAAWRSAGVSLPRTTYTQINAGRRVSRDQLAPGDLVFFYSGVTHVGLYIGNGQMIHAPRPGSTVRSAPIDSMPWAGASRPA
- a CDS encoding cobalamin B12-binding domain-containing protein, with protein sequence MGVTGPIRVVVAKPGLDGHDRGAKVIARALRDAGMEVIYTGLHQTPEQIVDTAIQEDADAIGLSILSGAHNTLFARVLELLKERDAEDIKVFGGGIIPEDDIAPLKEKGVAEIFTPGATTTAIVEWVRGNVRQ